From Dehalobacter sp. 12DCB1, a single genomic window includes:
- the spo0A gene encoding sporulation transcription factor Spo0A, with translation MSKKVKIIVAEDNRNLCQILQDYISKDDSFELAGVAYNGLEAWDLIQKHDPDLVIMDLVMPNLDGLEVLERINARTSVRKPKVILLTAFGHETLTHQAMVMGVDYFILKPFDLEILGKRIRTLTQDLEVTNPPMLQTCSSVASVGRGVNINVEVTTMMHQLGIPAHVKGYQYIRDAILMVIEDVSLLGAVTKELYPAIAKKYNTAPSRVERGIRHAIELAWERGHMETLKRIFGYSMNIERQKPTNSEFIALLADKLRVMSKVG, from the coding sequence ATGTCAAAAAAGGTAAAGATTATTGTAGCCGAGGATAATCGAAATCTATGTCAGATCCTTCAGGATTATATTTCAAAGGATGATAGCTTTGAGCTCGCTGGCGTAGCCTACAATGGACTTGAAGCTTGGGATTTGATTCAAAAGCATGACCCGGATCTCGTCATTATGGATCTTGTGATGCCCAATCTCGATGGTTTGGAAGTCCTGGAAAGAATCAATGCCAGAACATCTGTCAGGAAACCCAAAGTCATATTATTAACGGCCTTCGGGCATGAAACATTGACGCATCAGGCCATGGTCATGGGAGTTGATTATTTTATCCTGAAACCATTTGACCTAGAAATTTTGGGGAAACGCATCAGGACGCTGACGCAGGACCTTGAAGTAACGAATCCCCCGATGCTTCAGACGTGTTCTTCGGTGGCGTCAGTCGGAAGAGGGGTCAATATCAACGTAGAAGTAACGACAATGATGCACCAGCTGGGCATTCCGGCTCATGTCAAAGGATATCAGTACATCAGAGATGCAATACTCATGGTAATCGAAGATGTTTCTTTACTCGGGGCTGTAACCAAAGAACTGTACCCGGCAATTGCTAAGAAATACAATACTGCTCCCAGCAGGGTGGAAAGAGGTATCAGACATGCTATTGAGCTAGCCTGGGAACGCGGACATATGGAAACACTGAAGAGGATCTTCGGATATTCGATGAACATAGAACGTCAGAAGCCTACCAATTCTGAATTTATTGCACTGCTCGCCGATAAGCTTCGGGTGATGAGTAAGGTTGGATAA
- a CDS encoding flavin reductase family protein, producing the protein MNNEFKLVKPEQLTDNPFNLVGKDWMLITAGNMEKYNMMTASWGGFGVLWNKKVCFCFVRPSRYTYQFMEENDTFTLSFFEENYRKALSFCGANSGRDVDKTAATGITPVESPFGSVYFKEARLVMECKKLYYQDLDPSHFLDPAIESNYKQNDYHRVYVGEIIRCYAKN; encoded by the coding sequence ATGAATAATGAATTTAAGCTAGTGAAACCTGAGCAGTTAACGGATAACCCCTTTAATCTGGTCGGAAAGGACTGGATGCTGATTACGGCGGGAAATATGGAAAAGTATAATATGATGACGGCCAGCTGGGGCGGATTCGGGGTACTGTGGAATAAAAAAGTATGCTTTTGTTTTGTCCGTCCTTCGCGTTATACTTATCAGTTTATGGAAGAAAATGATACTTTCACGCTTTCTTTTTTTGAAGAAAACTATCGAAAGGCTTTATCTTTCTGCGGAGCAAATTCCGGAAGAGATGTGGACAAAACAGCCGCTACAGGGATTACACCCGTTGAAAGCCCGTTTGGATCCGTCTATTTTAAGGAAGCTAGACTGGTTATGGAATGTAAAAAACTCTATTATCAGGATTTGGACCCGAGCCATTTTCTTGATCCGGCAATTGAAAGTAACTATAAGCAGAATGATTATCACCGTGTTTACGTTGGTGAAATCATTCGGTGCTATGCTAAAAATTAA
- the tmk gene encoding dTMP kinase, protein MQAKGKFIVLEGIDGSGKGTQIERLKVYLETVCGVKTILTREPSQGPLGTTIRQVLSGRINGVGDNCLALLFAADRLDHNNNLVIPALEQGNYVICDRYLWSSFAYQGMKNDESWIGEINQYAVKPDLTLFIKVSPETSLKRIAAGRFQTEIFENSETLRHVADNYQKLYKQWQKNGEPVVEINGEKEPELVQKDIIAAFQLYFPE, encoded by the coding sequence ATGCAGGCAAAGGGAAAGTTCATTGTGCTCGAAGGCATCGATGGATCAGGTAAAGGAACGCAGATTGAGCGTCTTAAGGTATATCTTGAAACCGTGTGCGGAGTAAAAACCATTCTGACCAGAGAACCAAGCCAGGGTCCGCTCGGAACAACGATCCGTCAGGTACTTTCAGGCCGGATCAATGGTGTGGGTGACAACTGTCTGGCGTTGCTGTTTGCTGCCGACCGGCTTGATCATAACAACAATCTGGTCATTCCTGCTCTGGAGCAGGGAAATTATGTGATCTGTGACAGATATCTATGGTCTTCGTTTGCGTATCAGGGGATGAAAAATGATGAGTCCTGGATTGGGGAAATTAATCAATATGCGGTGAAACCAGACCTTACACTATTTATAAAAGTAAGCCCGGAAACATCGCTCAAGAGAATAGCGGCAGGAAGATTCCAGACTGAAATATTTGAAAACAGCGAGACGCTGCGGCACGTTGCAGATAATTACCAAAAGCTGTACAAACAGTGGCAAAAAAATGGGGAACCGGTTGTGGAAATCAATGGGGAAAAGGAGCCGGAGCTGGTTCAGAAAGACATCATTGCGGCTTTCCAATTATATTTCCCGGAGTAA
- a CDS encoding metal-sensitive transcriptional regulator: MEPKKKKEPRNDIMIRLKRIEGQVKGLQRMLDEEKCCSDVLVQVAAVKAAINKVGIMIFEEHSRTCLKDALETENDKALDDLIVLLNRFVH; the protein is encoded by the coding sequence ATGGAACCAAAGAAAAAAAAGGAACCGAGAAACGATATCATGATCCGATTGAAACGGATTGAGGGACAGGTCAAGGGGTTGCAGCGTATGCTTGATGAAGAAAAATGCTGTTCTGATGTTTTGGTTCAGGTTGCCGCAGTCAAGGCAGCAATCAATAAGGTTGGCATTATGATTTTTGAAGAGCACTCCAGAACCTGCTTGAAAGATGCGCTCGAAACGGAAAATGATAAAGCCCTGGATGATCTGATTGTTTTGTTGAACCGGTTTGTCCATTAA
- a CDS encoding EscU/YscU/HrcU family type III secretion system export apparatus switch protein has product MKRESPNNKKNIKKAAALAYDHVGAPRIVAKGEGHMAKKIIELAEEQGIPVQNDDTLVEALMQVELSKEIPPELYQAVAEVLAFIYRLDKMKGTKKDTP; this is encoded by the coding sequence ATGAAAAGGGAAAGTCCAAATAATAAAAAAAATATTAAAAAAGCCGCTGCCCTGGCCTATGATCATGTTGGTGCTCCGAGGATTGTCGCCAAAGGGGAAGGGCATATGGCCAAAAAAATAATTGAATTGGCCGAAGAGCAGGGCATTCCGGTCCAAAATGACGACACCCTTGTAGAAGCCTTAATGCAGGTAGAGCTGTCCAAAGAAATACCGCCCGAACTCTATCAGGCGGTTGCCGAAGTACTAGCTTTTATTTATCGCTTGGATAAAATGAAGGGGACGAAGAAGGATACGCCTTAA
- the trxA gene encoding thioredoxin — MAGVNVKTFTAENWQSDVLSSSQLVLVDFWAAWCGPCRMIAPVVEELADEYAGKVTIGKLNVDEQGEIAQKYGVMSIPTLLLIKNGKIADTIVGFRGKSDLVKAIEAKL, encoded by the coding sequence ATGGCAGGTGTTAATGTCAAAACATTTACTGCTGAGAATTGGCAGAGTGATGTACTCAGTTCAAGCCAGCTGGTATTGGTCGATTTTTGGGCTGCCTGGTGCGGACCTTGCAGAATGATAGCTCCTGTAGTGGAAGAACTGGCAGATGAATATGCAGGTAAAGTAACCATCGGCAAATTAAATGTCGATGAGCAGGGGGAAATCGCCCAGAAATACGGCGTAATGAGTATTCCGACACTGCTGCTGATTAAAAACGGTAAAATTGCTGATACGATCGTCGGTTTCAGAGGAAAATCGGATCTTGTAAAGGCTATTGAAGCGAAATTGTAA
- the hisS gene encoding histidine--tRNA ligase: protein MSIQRPKGTQDIIPGTIEKWQFLEEQIRKICSEYGYKEIRTPVFEATELFQRGVGETTDIVNKEMYTFMDKGQRSITLRPEGTASVCRAYTENKLYALQQPVKMYYLGPMFRYEKSQAGRFRQFHQFGAEVLGGEDPLVDAEIICLIWDFFGRIGLKGLVVEINSVGCPTCRAEHRIRLQEFLQERKDDLCPDCQNRFIKNPMRILDCKNSSCQKLTENAPTTLDTLCVDCADHFAKIQEYLKIAGVAYRINPRMVRGLDYYQKTAFEVTAEGIGAQNAICGGGRYDGLVQEIGGPATPGIGFAMGLERILSVMEKQNVEMMPEVEAPVVIAALGEAARQEGFRLLGDLRQAGLPAVMDLLGKGLKGQLKYADREQARYVLILGDDELSRKMVIVRDMRLGDQQEIPMDQIKAFLLKHTKCEM, encoded by the coding sequence ATGTCGATTCAACGGCCGAAAGGTACACAGGATATCATTCCGGGTACCATAGAAAAGTGGCAGTTTCTCGAAGAACAAATCCGGAAGATTTGTTCCGAGTATGGATATAAAGAAATCAGAACACCGGTCTTTGAGGCGACCGAACTTTTTCAGCGCGGCGTCGGAGAGACAACGGATATTGTCAATAAAGAAATGTATACCTTTATGGATAAAGGGCAGAGATCCATCACACTGCGTCCGGAAGGGACGGCTTCCGTCTGCAGGGCGTATACCGAGAACAAGCTTTATGCGCTGCAGCAGCCAGTCAAAATGTATTACCTCGGCCCGATGTTCCGCTATGAGAAGTCCCAGGCCGGACGCTTCCGGCAATTCCACCAGTTCGGAGCAGAGGTGCTCGGTGGAGAGGATCCACTTGTCGATGCTGAAATCATCTGTCTGATCTGGGATTTTTTTGGCAGGATCGGCCTTAAGGGACTCGTTGTTGAGATCAATTCCGTGGGTTGTCCGACGTGCCGGGCTGAGCACAGGATTAGGCTGCAGGAATTCCTGCAGGAACGCAAAGATGATCTTTGTCCGGATTGCCAGAACCGCTTTATCAAAAATCCAATGCGAATTTTAGACTGTAAGAACAGTTCCTGTCAAAAGCTGACGGAGAATGCGCCGACGACCCTGGATACACTCTGCGTAGACTGTGCGGACCATTTCGCGAAGATTCAGGAATATTTAAAAATCGCTGGGGTTGCGTACCGGATTAATCCCAGAATGGTTCGCGGGCTGGATTATTATCAAAAAACAGCCTTTGAAGTCACGGCTGAAGGTATCGGCGCCCAGAATGCGATTTGCGGTGGCGGGCGTTATGACGGTCTTGTCCAGGAAATCGGCGGGCCGGCCACACCGGGAATTGGTTTTGCCATGGGACTGGAACGTATCCTGAGTGTCATGGAAAAGCAGAATGTTGAAATGATGCCTGAGGTTGAAGCGCCGGTCGTGATTGCAGCTCTGGGTGAGGCGGCCAGACAGGAAGGGTTCAGGCTTTTAGGTGATCTGCGGCAGGCTGGGCTGCCGGCAGTTATGGACCTTCTGGGAAAAGGACTTAAAGGTCAGCTTAAATATGCAGACCGGGAACAGGCCCGCTATGTATTAATACTGGGTGACGATGAGCTGTCCCGAAAAATGGTGATTGTCCGCGATATGCGGCTGGGAGATCAACAGGAAATCCCGATGGATCAAATCAAAGCTTTTTTGTTGAAGCATACGAAATGTGAAATGTAG
- a CDS encoding ferredoxin: protein MIAYVEKEACIGCGACPAICPDIFEMDDDGLAVTRQEQVPETLEESAQEAADGCPTEAIIIS, encoded by the coding sequence ATGATTGCCTATGTAGAAAAAGAAGCCTGTATCGGATGCGGAGCATGTCCTGCAATCTGCCCGGACATATTTGAAATGGATGATGACGGATTGGCTGTAACGCGTCAGGAACAGGTTCCGGAGACGCTTGAAGAATCAGCGCAGGAAGCAGCCGACGGTTGTCCGACGGAAGCAATTATCATCAGCTGA
- a CDS encoding helicase C-terminal domain-containing protein: MGKGALPKYLMFSFQGEGEDPSRMERYKKSLEDFTHDTLIFVYEQKKILPDLIKYFDINLNQNVIEVQELAAVFFPIVSQQSLEEITDKLKIKKHRRFFSPVQKEVRLTRDLLLQCWKKGLKTDLGFLSKLEEYTKGLSCQPVLTQLKKEIVRTYPDRPIRIAPYQGESVQNLFSPGPDDFAEIPDSPAWAVECFGQDGLLASMIPGFENREIQTVMAAEILKGFTEATDVVIEAGTGTGKTLAYLIPALWWSKRHQQKVIVATHTITLQEQLFSKDLPLLQRFLPFPFKTALLKGKSNYLCLKCLYQESLFTDYLTQDEQLRQAAFFSWASETKTGDFGELPNNQSFVPIYRKFAADNPACQPGECSFTSRCYLYNARKRAEAADVLVINHSLLLADIKTNHKILPEYSNLIIDEAHNIYQTALKQLGFEICLEQMIRLTDSIYGGKGNLFAYLKKNYIVWAEVFPAFNWTYFKSNLEEIPDRCGAAADQARELFSMLQSVLGRQFSLRLDPEKVSEDILQMILLASENLIIRFKGLVEVLDRINSFLALESEQLEETRYEISRIKNELALIVDGLGKIISKSEVDRVTYLEKSNTVYLKNTLINVAPLLNKKIFSKNNCTVLTSATLSVGEDFTYLTRDIGVEDYISLKLDSPFDYEKQMVFCVVNNLSVNLPEDSLAEKTASFIGKIAEELEGGTLVLFTSHRYLQRVYHLLENEECCRHLNVLAQGIDGTREELLQKFMQNSSSVLLGTNSFWEGIDLPGDMLRCVIMVRLPFWPPDTPILEAKARLLESQGFDPFYALNLPEAIIRFKQGFGRLIRTREDKGVVIVLDDRIIKKRYGRYFLQALPITSFYQGSSEHVLQKIYRSRYPKTGK, from the coding sequence TTGGGAAAAGGGGCACTCCCCAAATATCTGATGTTTTCGTTCCAGGGCGAAGGTGAAGACCCAAGCAGGATGGAGCGGTATAAAAAAAGTCTTGAAGATTTTACCCATGATACCCTTATATTTGTTTATGAGCAGAAGAAAATCCTGCCTGATTTAATAAAATATTTTGATATTAATCTAAACCAGAACGTGATTGAGGTTCAGGAACTTGCCGCAGTTTTTTTCCCAATAGTCAGCCAGCAAAGTTTAGAGGAGATAACCGATAAACTTAAGATAAAGAAACACCGCAGGTTTTTTTCACCGGTCCAAAAAGAGGTTCGACTGACCCGAGACCTGCTTCTGCAGTGCTGGAAAAAAGGATTGAAGACGGATCTGGGTTTCTTGAGCAAGTTGGAAGAATATACAAAAGGTCTTTCCTGTCAGCCTGTGCTAACCCAATTAAAAAAGGAAATCGTACGGACGTATCCGGACAGGCCCATCCGTATTGCACCCTATCAGGGAGAGTCGGTACAAAATCTTTTTAGCCCCGGTCCGGACGATTTCGCTGAAATTCCTGATTCGCCGGCTTGGGCTGTGGAGTGTTTCGGTCAGGACGGCTTACTCGCCAGCATGATTCCAGGGTTTGAAAACAGAGAGATTCAAACCGTGATGGCCGCTGAGATCCTAAAAGGGTTTACCGAAGCGACAGATGTTGTGATTGAAGCTGGTACAGGAACAGGGAAAACGCTTGCCTATCTGATTCCGGCACTCTGGTGGTCCAAAAGGCATCAGCAGAAGGTGATTGTTGCAACCCACACCATCACTTTGCAGGAGCAGCTCTTCAGCAAAGACCTTCCGCTGTTGCAGAGATTCCTGCCTTTTCCATTTAAAACAGCGCTGCTTAAGGGTAAGAGCAATTATTTGTGTCTGAAATGCCTATATCAGGAATCGCTGTTTACTGATTATCTAACCCAGGATGAACAACTCCGGCAGGCCGCATTTTTTTCTTGGGCTTCTGAAACGAAAACTGGGGATTTTGGAGAACTGCCGAATAATCAAAGTTTCGTTCCAATTTACCGAAAATTTGCTGCGGATAATCCGGCCTGTCAACCCGGAGAGTGTTCTTTTACTTCGCGTTGTTACCTTTATAACGCCAGGAAGAGAGCAGAGGCTGCTGATGTTCTTGTGATTAATCACTCCTTGCTTCTTGCCGACATCAAAACGAATCATAAGATTTTACCGGAATATAGTAATCTTATCATCGATGAGGCGCATAATATTTACCAGACTGCGCTCAAACAACTTGGATTTGAGATTTGCCTAGAACAGATGATCAGGTTGACGGATAGTATCTATGGCGGGAAAGGAAATCTATTCGCTTATCTGAAAAAGAATTATATTGTTTGGGCAGAGGTCTTTCCTGCCTTCAACTGGACCTATTTCAAAAGCAATCTTGAAGAGATTCCGGATCGCTGCGGGGCGGCTGCGGATCAGGCCCGGGAACTTTTCAGCATGCTGCAAAGCGTTCTTGGCCGGCAGTTCAGTCTTCGCTTAGATCCTGAAAAGGTCAGCGAAGATATCTTACAGATGATCCTGTTGGCCTCGGAAAATCTGATCATCAGGTTTAAAGGCTTAGTGGAGGTGCTGGATCGAATTAATTCCTTTTTGGCTCTTGAAAGTGAACAGCTGGAAGAAACCAGATATGAGATTAGCAGAATAAAAAATGAACTTGCCCTAATCGTTGACGGATTAGGTAAAATCATCAGCAAAAGTGAAGTGGATCGCGTAACCTATCTCGAGAAAAGCAATACAGTCTATTTAAAAAACACGCTAATCAATGTAGCTCCGCTTTTAAATAAAAAAATATTCAGTAAGAATAATTGTACGGTTTTAACTTCTGCCACCTTAAGTGTCGGTGAGGATTTTACGTATTTGACCAGGGATATCGGCGTAGAGGACTATATCAGCCTGAAGCTGGATTCACCGTTTGATTATGAAAAACAAATGGTTTTCTGTGTTGTCAATAACTTATCTGTAAATCTACCTGAGGATAGCCTTGCAGAAAAGACAGCTTCATTTATTGGGAAAATTGCCGAAGAGCTGGAGGGAGGTACACTGGTATTATTTACTTCCCACCGATATTTGCAGCGGGTATACCACTTGTTAGAGAATGAAGAATGCTGCCGGCACCTGAATGTGCTGGCCCAGGGGATTGACGGCACCAGGGAAGAACTTTTACAGAAGTTTATGCAGAACAGCAGTAGTGTCCTGCTTGGAACGAATAGCTTTTGGGAAGGCATCGATCTTCCCGGGGACATGCTGCGTTGTGTAATCATGGTCAGACTTCCGTTTTGGCCGCCGGATACGCCTATTCTGGAAGCAAAGGCCCGCCTATTGGAAAGTCAGGGATTTGATCCGTTTTATGCGTTAAATTTGCCTGAAGCAATTATTCGCTTCAAGCAGGGTTTTGGACGTTTAATCCGAACGAGAGAGGATAAAGGCGTTGTGATTGTTTTAGATGACCGGATTATCAAAAAAAGGTATGGTCGATATTTTCTGCAGGCGCTGCCGATTACTTCTTTTTATCAGGGAAGTTCGGAGCATGTCCTCCAAAAGATTTATCGGTCCAGATACCCCAAAACGGGCAAATGA
- a CDS encoding recombinase, which translates to MEMVQPVDWSNVGVRIVQGFYTTIDAVRQLDTQEAALVMKLLGKSCTKMMKDGVGHQFGIAMIETSEKLALTDKLTFEDVLKMLTAIVGKLYFTAKTAEEIELVKQLEDAVKNYHVV; encoded by the coding sequence ATGGAAATGGTTCAGCCGGTAGATTGGTCCAATGTTGGCGTTAGGATCGTCCAGGGATTTTATACGACTATTGATGCTGTACGGCAGCTCGATACACAGGAAGCTGCACTCGTCATGAAGCTGTTGGGAAAATCCTGTACGAAGATGATGAAAGACGGTGTCGGACATCAATTTGGGATTGCCATGATTGAAACAAGTGAAAAATTAGCGCTCACAGATAAACTGACCTTTGAAGATGTTTTAAAAATGCTGACGGCAATCGTAGGAAAACTTTATTTCACGGCAAAAACTGCGGAGGAAATCGAACTAGTCAAACAGCTTGAAGATGCTGTTAAAAATTACCATGTTGTATAA
- the aspS gene encoding aspartate--tRNA ligase yields the protein MLAERIGAGTLNRKNAGEKVKLLGWVQTRRDHGGVIFVDLRDRSGIVQIVFNPDMPANAFNQAEKLRSEYVIKAEGLVRVRPEGSENPNMVTGEIEVVIENLEILNKAKTPPFYIQDNVDVDESVRLKHRYLDLRRTEMQNIFKIRHKVMKIMRDFLDIEGFLEIETPILAKSTPEGARDYLVPSRVNQGTFYGLPQSPQIFKQLLMVAGMEKYYQIARCFRDEDLRADRQPEFTQLDLEMSFIEIEDLLPMMENLIAKIFREIKGIDIPLPIPRLTYQEAMERYGSDKPDTRFAMELIDVAPVVKDSGFKVFADVIAKGGRVKGICAKGCAGMPRREIDALTKFVSIYGAKGLAYIVMDPEGMKSPILKFFTEKEINALLAAMGAETGDILFFVADKESVVHNALGNLRLELAKRMELIREDRINCLWVTEFPLMEYDEEEKRYVAIHHMFTSPMNEDIPLLDSDPLKVRAKAYDMVLNGMELGGGSIRIHQRDVQEKIFDLIGLSSEEAKEKFGYLLEAFEYGTPPHGGIAFGLDRLTMILSGRDNIRDVIAFPKTQSASCLLTQTPSPVVDSQLKELHIKLDLKAKQTSN from the coding sequence ATGTTAGCAGAAAGAATCGGAGCGGGTACGCTGAACAGGAAAAACGCAGGCGAAAAAGTAAAGTTGTTGGGTTGGGTTCAAACCAGAAGGGACCATGGAGGCGTCATTTTTGTTGATTTGCGCGACAGGTCTGGCATTGTCCAGATTGTCTTCAACCCGGATATGCCTGCAAACGCTTTTAATCAGGCTGAAAAGCTCCGCTCGGAGTATGTGATAAAGGCCGAAGGTCTCGTTCGGGTGAGACCTGAAGGTTCAGAAAATCCGAATATGGTTACCGGAGAAATTGAAGTTGTGATCGAAAACCTCGAAATACTCAATAAAGCGAAAACTCCGCCTTTCTACATCCAGGACAATGTGGATGTCGATGAAAGTGTCAGGCTGAAACACCGCTATCTTGACCTCCGCCGAACCGAAATGCAGAACATCTTTAAGATCAGACACAAGGTCATGAAAATCATGCGTGATTTTCTGGACATTGAGGGGTTCCTGGAAATTGAAACGCCGATTCTGGCTAAGTCGACACCAGAAGGGGCCAGAGACTATCTTGTTCCAAGCCGTGTGAATCAGGGAACATTTTATGGTCTACCCCAATCGCCGCAGATCTTTAAACAGCTGTTGATGGTCGCCGGTATGGAAAAATATTATCAGATTGCTCGCTGCTTCCGTGATGAAGATTTGCGCGCGGACCGCCAGCCGGAATTTACCCAGCTCGACTTGGAGATGTCCTTTATTGAGATTGAAGACCTTCTGCCGATGATGGAGAATCTGATTGCCAAGATCTTCAGGGAGATTAAAGGTATTGATATCCCGCTCCCCATTCCGCGGCTGACCTATCAGGAGGCGATGGAACGCTATGGTTCGGACAAACCGGATACCCGCTTTGCCATGGAATTGATCGATGTGGCTCCGGTCGTTAAAGATTCCGGATTTAAAGTATTTGCCGACGTTATCGCGAAGGGCGGCAGGGTTAAAGGGATCTGCGCCAAAGGATGTGCCGGCATGCCGCGAAGAGAAATTGACGCGCTCACTAAGTTTGTCAGCATTTACGGAGCCAAAGGACTTGCCTACATCGTGATGGATCCCGAAGGAATGAAATCACCGATTCTGAAGTTCTTCACCGAAAAGGAAATTAACGCACTGCTGGCTGCGATGGGAGCAGAAACCGGAGACATCCTATTCTTCGTTGCCGATAAGGAATCCGTCGTTCATAATGCGCTTGGGAACTTAAGACTAGAGCTGGCCAAACGGATGGAGCTTATCCGGGAAGATAGGATTAACTGTCTTTGGGTTACGGAATTCCCGCTCATGGAATATGATGAGGAAGAAAAACGCTATGTGGCGATTCACCATATGTTTACCAGTCCGATGAATGAAGATATTCCTCTCCTGGATTCTGATCCGCTGAAGGTAAGAGCAAAGGCTTATGACATGGTCCTGAACGGAATGGAACTTGGCGGAGGAAGCATCCGGATTCACCAAAGGGATGTTCAGGAAAAGATCTTTGACCTGATTGGTTTGAGCAGTGAAGAGGCCAAAGAAAAATTTGGCTATCTGCTTGAGGCGTTCGAATATGGCACACCACCCCATGGGGGAATTGCGTTTGGGCTAGATAGACTTACGATGATTCTTTCCGGACGGGACAATATCCGCGATGTCATCGCATTCCCGAAGACCCAGAGTGCTTCATGCCTGTTGACCCAGACGCCTTCACCGGTTGTGGACAGCCAACTCAAAGAGCTTCATATTAAATTGGACCTAAAAGCAAAACAGACTTCTAATTAG